Proteins encoded by one window of Mesorhizobium sp. INR15:
- a CDS encoding small ribosomal subunit Rsm22 family protein — MELPAPLRQAVDRILEKVPLPVLKQAAKTLSDRYRAELRDGRLHMAEDMAVKAYLATRLPATYAAVRASLDALNEAQPGFAPKTLLDVGAGPGTVLWATTDQWPDLEQATLLEASSAVRKVGETLAADTIAARIAWLAGDVTIDLADLKPADLVTAAYVLDEITPASLPKMIDRLWQLTTDTLLIVEPGTPAGWQRILAVRRQLIEAGAHVLAPCPHEAPCALIQPDWCHFARRVARSRLHRLAKDAEVPWEDEKFIYVAASRQLPASRQARVVAPPKSGSGKVLLKLCQEDGSAGERLFTKRDGAEFKLARRLDWGDRFSLE; from the coding sequence ATGGAACTGCCCGCCCCGCTTCGACAGGCCGTCGACCGCATTCTCGAAAAAGTGCCGCTGCCGGTGCTCAAGCAGGCAGCGAAAACCCTGTCGGACCGCTACCGCGCCGAATTGCGCGACGGCCGGCTGCATATGGCCGAGGACATGGCGGTGAAAGCCTATCTGGCGACGCGATTGCCGGCGACTTACGCCGCGGTCCGCGCCAGCCTCGACGCGTTGAATGAGGCACAGCCGGGGTTTGCGCCCAAAACCTTGCTCGATGTCGGCGCCGGTCCTGGTACGGTACTTTGGGCCACGACTGATCAGTGGCCCGATCTTGAGCAGGCGACATTGCTGGAAGCGAGCAGCGCCGTGCGCAAAGTGGGCGAGACGCTTGCCGCCGACACGATCGCGGCACGCATCGCCTGGCTGGCCGGCGATGTCACCATCGACCTCGCCGATTTGAAGCCAGCCGATCTGGTGACCGCGGCCTATGTGCTGGACGAGATCACGCCGGCATCGCTGCCGAAGATGATCGACCGGCTCTGGCAATTGACGACGGACACGCTGCTGATCGTCGAACCCGGCACGCCGGCGGGATGGCAGCGCATCCTTGCCGTGCGCCGGCAATTGATCGAGGCTGGCGCGCATGTGCTTGCGCCTTGCCCGCATGAGGCGCCCTGCGCGCTCATCCAACCAGACTGGTGCCATTTTGCCCGCCGGGTCGCCCGTTCCCGCCTGCATCGGCTCGCCAAGGACGCCGAAGTGCCGTGGGAGGACGAAAAGTTCATCTATGTCGCAGCTTCGCGACAATTGCCTGCCTCGCGCCAAGCACGGGTTGTGGCGCCGCCAAAGTCCGGATCGGGCAAGGTTTTGCTCAAGCTTTGCCAGGAAGACGGCAGTGCCGGCGAGCGCCTTTTCACCAAGCGCGACGGCGCGGAGTTCAAGCTGGCGAGGCGGCTGGACTGGGGCGACAGGTTTTCCCTGGAATAG
- a CDS encoding OsmC family protein, whose translation MDATGLKAMQAPLKEAYRDDASRALITLRARGSIDDQSIACKVETGRAIALAGLHPATGGSGLELCSGDMLLEALVACAGVTLKAVATALEFKLGAATVEAEGDLDFRGTLGVAKDAPVGFRAIRLSFGLDTDEPQERIDSLIKLTERYCVVFQTINQKPELTVVARR comes from the coding sequence ATGGACGCGACCGGATTGAAGGCCATGCAGGCGCCGCTGAAGGAGGCCTATCGCGATGATGCCTCGCGCGCGTTGATCACGTTAAGGGCCAGGGGCTCGATCGACGATCAGTCAATCGCCTGCAAGGTCGAGACGGGCAGGGCAATTGCCCTTGCCGGACTGCATCCGGCAACCGGCGGCTCCGGGCTCGAACTGTGTTCGGGTGACATGCTGCTCGAAGCGCTGGTGGCGTGCGCCGGCGTGACGCTGAAGGCCGTGGCAACGGCGCTGGAGTTCAAGCTCGGCGCCGCCACGGTCGAGGCTGAAGGCGACCTCGATTTTCGCGGCACGCTTGGTGTTGCCAAGGATGCGCCGGTCGGCTTTCGCGCCATCCGGCTGAGCTTCGGCCTCGACACCGACGAGCCACAGGAACGCATCGATTCCTTGATAAAACTGACCGAACGCTATTGCGTCGTGTTCCAGACCATCAACCAGAAGCCGGAACTGACAGTCGTGGCGCGGCGCTGA
- a CDS encoding replicative DNA helicase, whose protein sequence is MVEAARKFGVAETPLYREAPNNIEAEQALLGAILVNNDAFYRVSDFLKASHFYEPLHRKIYEVASEFIRMGKAATPITLKTFLPADEKVGDMTVAHYVALLAVEAVTVVNATDYGRAIYDLATRRALITVGEDMVNIAYDAPVDMAPSEQIEDAERRLFELAENGRYDGGFESFSDALKNAVDMASAAYMRDGHLSGIATGLRDLDHRMGGLQPSDLIIIAGRPGMGKTSLATNIAYNIAAAYEPAQQADGSVKAANGGVVGFFSLEMSSEQLATRIISEQTEIPSSKIRRGDLTEADFGKLVAYTQENHKRPLYIDQTGGISIAQLAARARRLKRQRGLDLMVIDYIQLMQGSSAKASQNRVQEITEITTGLKALGKELAVPIIALSQLSRQVESRDDKHPQLSDLRESGSIEQDADVVLFVYREEYYIKNKEPEKGTPEHLAWETKMVEVQGKAEVIIAKQRHGPTGTVSLAFQGEFTRFSDLAEEHHIPERFE, encoded by the coding sequence ATGGTAGAGGCAGCGCGGAAATTCGGCGTGGCGGAAACACCGCTTTATCGCGAAGCGCCAAACAACATCGAGGCTGAGCAGGCGCTGCTTGGGGCTATCCTCGTCAACAATGACGCCTTCTACCGCGTTTCGGACTTCCTGAAGGCCAGTCATTTCTACGAGCCGCTGCACCGCAAGATTTATGAGGTGGCATCCGAGTTCATACGTATGGGCAAGGCCGCGACCCCGATCACGCTGAAGACCTTCCTGCCGGCCGACGAGAAGGTCGGCGACATGACAGTGGCACATTATGTCGCGCTGCTGGCGGTTGAGGCCGTCACCGTGGTCAACGCCACCGACTATGGCCGCGCCATCTATGATCTTGCGACGCGCCGCGCGCTGATCACCGTCGGCGAGGACATGGTCAACATCGCCTATGACGCGCCGGTGGACATGGCGCCCTCCGAACAGATCGAGGATGCCGAGCGCCGGCTGTTCGAACTGGCCGAGAACGGACGCTACGATGGCGGTTTCGAAAGTTTTTCCGACGCGTTGAAGAACGCCGTCGACATGGCCAGCGCCGCCTACATGCGCGACGGCCACCTGTCCGGAATTGCTACTGGCCTGCGCGATCTTGACCATCGCATGGGCGGCCTGCAGCCGTCGGATTTGATCATCATCGCCGGCCGCCCGGGCATGGGTAAGACGTCGCTGGCCACCAACATCGCTTACAATATCGCTGCCGCGTATGAACCCGCCCAGCAGGCCGATGGCTCGGTCAAGGCCGCCAATGGCGGCGTCGTCGGCTTCTTCTCGCTCGAAATGTCGTCGGAGCAGCTGGCCACCCGTATCATCTCCGAGCAGACCGAAATCCCGTCGTCGAAAATCAGGCGAGGCGACCTGACCGAAGCCGATTTCGGAAAGCTGGTCGCCTACACGCAAGAGAACCACAAGCGCCCGCTCTACATCGATCAGACGGGTGGTATTTCGATCGCGCAGCTGGCGGCTCGGGCCCGCCGCCTCAAGCGTCAGCGCGGGCTGGATTTGATGGTCATCGACTATATCCAGCTCATGCAGGGTTCGTCGGCCAAGGCATCGCAGAACCGCGTCCAGGAAATCACCGAGATCACCACCGGTCTGAAGGCGCTTGGCAAAGAACTGGCCGTGCCGATCATCGCGCTCTCCCAGCTCTCGCGTCAGGTCGAAAGCCGCGACGACAAACATCCCCAGCTGTCCGACTTGCGTGAATCGGGTTCGATCGAGCAGGACGCCGACGTGGTGCTGTTCGTGTATCGCGAGGAATATTACATCAAGAACAAGGAGCCGGAAAAAGGCACGCCAGAGCATCTGGCCTGGGAAACAAAGATGGTCGAGGTCCAGGGCAAGGCCGAAGTGATCATCGCCAAGCAGCGCCATGGACCGACAGGCACCGTCAGCCTTGCCTTCCAGGGCGAGTTTACGCGCTTCTCCGACTTGGCCGAGGAACATCATATTCCAGAAAGGTTCGAGTGA
- a CDS encoding glutathione S-transferase family protein, giving the protein MAKTVTKSARKPAAKAAPKTAAKPIAKAAAKPAAKVSAKPAAKTASKAAASKITAKAKPAKKPALTISMLKPSVNNMTVRVFARAAGLDHAETDAWGSTRSPEYMARNPAHLTPMIEDKGLPRGVLWESCAIMQYLSNKHGLEKFYPKAPAKRAMIDSAMFYLIGTLYPYVARATYPALGFPQYAGEVGHSDAHPDKKSEAQKAAIAAIAEPLEVFHSFFRDGKPFIGGKNPSIADIRLAATLEFLAVIDYVLPKWAKEYMAAMEKKLGKAYAGPAGDVRGYIAHVRSQAKA; this is encoded by the coding sequence ATGGCAAAGACAGTGACGAAGAGTGCTAGGAAACCGGCAGCCAAGGCAGCGCCAAAAACCGCAGCAAAGCCGATAGCAAAAGCCGCCGCCAAGCCCGCGGCAAAAGTGTCGGCCAAGCCAGCGGCCAAGACGGCATCAAAGGCAGCCGCCAGCAAAATCACTGCCAAGGCGAAACCGGCGAAGAAGCCCGCGCTGACCATCAGCATGCTGAAGCCGAGCGTCAACAACATGACCGTTCGGGTGTTTGCCCGTGCTGCCGGGCTCGACCATGCCGAAACCGACGCCTGGGGCAGCACGCGCTCGCCTGAATACATGGCGCGCAACCCGGCCCATCTGACGCCGATGATCGAGGACAAGGGACTGCCGCGTGGCGTGCTGTGGGAAAGCTGCGCCATCATGCAATATCTTTCAAACAAACATGGGCTGGAGAAATTCTATCCGAAGGCTCCAGCCAAGCGCGCCATGATCGACAGCGCCATGTTCTACCTGATCGGCACGCTCTACCCCTATGTGGCGCGCGCCACCTATCCCGCACTTGGCTTCCCGCAATATGCCGGCGAGGTCGGCCACAGCGATGCCCACCCGGACAAGAAGTCGGAGGCCCAGAAAGCAGCAATAGCCGCCATTGCCGAGCCGCTCGAGGTCTTCCATTCCTTCTTCCGCGACGGCAAGCCGTTCATCGGTGGCAAGAACCCGTCGATCGCCGATATCCGCCTGGCGGCGACGCTCGAATTCCTTGCTGTCATCGACTATGTCCTGCCCAAATGGGCGAAGGAATACATGGCGGCGATGGAGAAGAAGCTCGGAAAGGCCTATGCTGGCCCGGCCGGTGACGTGCGTGGCTACATCGCCCATGTGAGGTCGCAGGCCAAGGCCTGA
- a CDS encoding SDR family NAD(P)-dependent oxidoreductase, producing MTLDLTGRTAVVTGASRGIGYFIARELAAAGAHVIAVARTVGGLEELDDQIKAEHAKTGKGEATLVPLDLADMAGIDRLGGAIHERWGKLDILVANAGVLGVISPIGHVEAKTFEKVMTINVTSTWRLIRSVDPLLRLSDAGRAILLSSNAAHSARAFWAPYAASKAAVETMMRSWAHETQSLPLRVNAADPGATRTAMRAQAVPGEDPQTLPHPSEIARRIIPLASPMLTETGLMFQAKHNRFVAYQQPE from the coding sequence ATGACTCTCGACCTTACCGGCCGCACCGCGGTCGTCACTGGTGCCTCGCGCGGCATCGGCTATTTCATCGCCAGGGAGCTCGCCGCGGCCGGCGCCCATGTCATCGCTGTCGCCCGCACCGTTGGCGGGCTGGAAGAGCTCGACGACCAGATCAAGGCCGAGCATGCGAAAACCGGTAAGGGCGAAGCGACACTGGTACCGCTCGACCTTGCCGACATGGCCGGCATCGACCGGCTGGGCGGCGCCATTCACGAGCGCTGGGGCAAGCTCGACATTCTTGTCGCCAATGCCGGCGTTCTCGGCGTCATCTCGCCGATCGGCCATGTCGAGGCCAAGACCTTCGAGAAAGTGATGACCATCAACGTCACCTCGACCTGGCGGCTGATCCGTTCGGTCGATCCGCTGCTCAGGCTCTCGGACGCGGGCCGTGCGATCCTGCTGTCTTCCAACGCCGCCCATTCGGCTCGTGCCTTCTGGGCGCCCTATGCGGCTTCGAAAGCGGCGGTCGAGACGATGATGCGCTCCTGGGCACACGAGACGCAGAGCCTGCCGCTGCGCGTCAACGCCGCCGACCCCGGCGCCACCCGCACCGCGATGCGCGCGCAGGCCGTGCCTGGCGAGGATCCGCAAACACTGCCGCATCCCTCGGAGATTGCCAGGCGCATCATACCTCTGGCCAGCCCGATGCTGACGGAAACCGGGCTGATGTTCCAGGCCAAGCACAACCGTTTCGTCGCTTACCAGCAGCCGGAGTAA
- the purF gene encoding amidophosphoribosyltransferase — MADADDVPSAEADDHFHDECGVFGIFGRQDAAAIVTLGLHALQHRGQEAAGIVSYDGTQFHVERHVGLIGDTFTKQRVIDSLQGNRAIGHTRYATTGGAGMRNIQPFFAELADGGFAVAHNGNLTNAMTVQRALQKQGAIFSSTSDTETLLHLVATSKERDLNSRFIDAVRQVEGAFSLVAMTAKKMIGCRDPLGIRPLVLGDLDGAWILASETCALDIIGARFVRDLKPGEMVVVTSKGIESLFPFEPQKTRFCIFEYVYFARPDSSVEGRNVYEVRKRIGSELAVESPVEADIVVPVPDSGTPAAIGFSQAAGIPFELGIIRNHYVGRTFIQPGDSIRHMGVKLKHNANRRMIEGKRVVLVDDSIVRGTTSQKIVQMVRDAGAKEVHMRIASPPTRASCFYGVDTPEKSKLLASRMSIEEMAEFIRVDSLGFLSIDGLYRAVGEAGRDNEQPQFCDACFTGQYPTRLLDFEGHDNVRTLSLLANNGA; from the coding sequence ATGGCAGACGCAGACGACGTGCCTTCCGCCGAGGCCGACGATCATTTCCATGACGAATGCGGTGTGTTCGGTATTTTTGGCCGCCAGGATGCCGCCGCCATCGTCACTCTCGGCCTGCATGCCTTGCAGCACCGAGGCCAGGAAGCAGCCGGCATCGTCTCCTATGACGGCACACAATTCCATGTTGAGCGTCATGTCGGTCTGATCGGCGACACGTTCACCAAGCAGCGCGTCATCGACAGCCTGCAAGGCAATCGTGCCATCGGCCACACCCGCTATGCCACGACCGGCGGCGCCGGCATGCGCAACATCCAGCCCTTCTTCGCCGAACTGGCCGACGGCGGCTTTGCCGTCGCCCACAACGGCAATCTGACCAACGCCATGACCGTCCAGCGCGCGCTGCAGAAACAGGGCGCGATCTTCTCCTCGACCTCCGACACCGAGACGCTGCTGCATCTCGTCGCCACCAGCAAGGAGCGCGATCTCAATTCGCGCTTCATCGACGCGGTGCGTCAGGTCGAAGGCGCCTTTTCACTGGTGGCGATGACCGCCAAGAAGATGATCGGCTGCCGCGACCCGCTTGGTATTCGCCCGCTGGTGCTCGGCGACCTCGACGGCGCCTGGATTCTTGCCTCCGAGACTTGCGCGCTGGACATTATCGGCGCGCGTTTCGTACGCGACCTGAAGCCCGGCGAGATGGTGGTCGTCACCTCCAAGGGCATCGAGAGCCTGTTCCCGTTCGAGCCGCAGAAGACGCGTTTCTGCATTTTCGAATATGTCTATTTCGCCCGGCCGGATTCCTCGGTCGAGGGCCGCAATGTCTATGAGGTGCGCAAGCGCATCGGCTCCGAGCTGGCGGTGGAAAGCCCTGTTGAAGCCGACATCGTCGTGCCGGTGCCGGATTCGGGCACGCCGGCCGCGATCGGCTTTTCCCAGGCAGCCGGCATTCCGTTCGAGCTTGGCATCATCCGCAACCACTATGTCGGCCGCACCTTCATCCAGCCCGGCGATTCCATCCGTCATATGGGCGTCAAGCTGAAGCACAACGCCAACCGCCGCATGATCGAAGGCAAGCGCGTGGTGCTGGTTGACGACTCGATCGTACGCGGCACCACCAGCCAGAAGATCGTGCAGATGGTGCGCGATGCCGGCGCCAAAGAAGTGCATATGCGAATCGCGTCGCCGCCGACACGTGCTTCCTGCTTCTATGGTGTCGACACGCCGGAAAAGTCGAAGCTTCTGGCCTCGCGCATGTCGATCGAGGAGATGGCCGAATTCATCCGTGTCGATTCGCTCGGCTTCCTGTCCATTGACGGCCTCTACCGTGCCGTCGGCGAAGCCGGCCGCGACAACGAGCAGCCGCAATTCTGCGATGCCTGCTTCACTGGCCAGTATCCGACCCGCTTGCTCGACTTCGAAGGCCACGACAATGTGCGCACGCTGTCGCTGCTGGCGAACAACGGGGCGTAA
- a CDS encoding VOC family protein, with the protein MQKLQAQGVHHITLVGAGRQTSIDFWEGVLGMPFIFEQPNLDKPSESHLYFDPGDGRLITIFTDETRNPVKRRTPTDTGCVHHIAFAVSRVTFLQAVARLDERAIKHSGVKDRGFMDSIYFEDPLGLLIELASYRFEPPAGFTHADVLMEAHKLRVARGDYNIAEVHLADAIQTLAERSRETLSADRTPKNPY; encoded by the coding sequence GTGCAGAAACTGCAAGCGCAAGGCGTCCATCACATCACGCTGGTTGGCGCCGGCCGCCAGACCTCGATTGATTTCTGGGAAGGTGTGCTGGGCATGCCCTTCATCTTCGAGCAGCCCAACCTCGACAAGCCGAGTGAAAGCCACCTCTATTTCGATCCTGGCGACGGCCGGCTGATCACCATCTTCACCGATGAGACCCGCAACCCTGTGAAACGCCGCACGCCGACTGATACCGGCTGCGTCCACCACATCGCCTTTGCCGTGTCGCGCGTCACTTTCCTGCAAGCGGTCGCCCGGCTCGATGAACGCGCCATCAAGCACAGCGGGGTCAAGGATCGCGGTTTCATGGATTCGATCTATTTCGAGGATCCGCTCGGCCTCCTGATCGAACTCGCCTCCTACCGTTTCGAGCCGCCAGCCGGTTTCACTCATGCCGACGTGCTGATGGAGGCGCACAAGCTCCGTGTCGCACGCGGTGACTACAACATCGCCGAAGTGCATCTCGCCGACGCCATCCAGACGCTGGCGGAGCGTTCGCGCGAAACATTGTCGGCCGACCGGACACCGAAAAATCCATACTGA
- a CDS encoding CvpA family protein, giving the protein MPITLLDGILVGFTLVSAMLAMVRGFSREILSVVSWAAAAAAAFFFYKPVLPFLKPYVENEKIAMAASAGVVFVIALIVVSVITMKLADWIIDSRIGALDRTLGFLYGAARGILVVAVALLFFNWLAGAKAPGWVTDAKSRPLLESIGAKIENLLPADTENAILKKLSPKAGAETPAAPDAPSTGDDSSTPAPDDAVTPPADNAPATPAPAAPAN; this is encoded by the coding sequence ATGCCGATTACGCTGCTTGACGGAATTCTCGTCGGCTTCACCCTGGTCTCTGCCATGCTCGCCATGGTGCGCGGCTTCTCGCGCGAGATCTTGTCCGTTGTCTCATGGGCAGCAGCGGCGGCGGCCGCCTTTTTCTTCTACAAGCCGGTCCTGCCTTTTCTCAAACCCTATGTCGAGAACGAAAAGATCGCCATGGCGGCTTCCGCCGGCGTCGTTTTCGTCATCGCGCTGATCGTGGTCAGCGTCATCACCATGAAGCTTGCTGACTGGATCATTGATTCCCGGATTGGCGCGCTGGACCGCACACTCGGCTTCCTTTACGGCGCCGCGCGCGGCATCCTGGTTGTCGCTGTCGCGCTTCTGTTCTTCAACTGGCTGGCTGGCGCCAAGGCTCCTGGCTGGGTCACGGATGCCAAGTCGCGGCCCTTATTGGAGTCGATCGGCGCCAAGATTGAGAACCTGCTGCCCGCCGACACCGAAAATGCAATCCTAAAGAAGCTCAGCCCGAAAGCCGGCGCCGAGACTCCGGCTGCCCCGGATGCGCCGTCAACTGGGGATGATTCCAGCACACCAGCCCCCGATGACGCTGTCACACCGCCGGCGGACAACGCTCCGGCCACTCCGGCACCGGCGGCGCCCGCGAACTGA
- the radA gene encoding DNA repair protein RadA produces MAKSRVQFICQSCGTVHQRWAGKCDACGEWNTLVEEGTSGGIGSGPANTRNARKGRAVVLTTLSGDIEDAPRIISGIGELDRATGGGFVRGSALLVGGDPGIGKSTLLTQAAAALASKGHRIVYVSGEEAVAQIRLRAQRLGVASAPVELAAETNVEDILATIADGKRPDLVILDSIQTLWTDLADSAPGTVTQVRASAQAMIRYAKSTGAAIVLVGHVTKEGQIAGPRVVEHMVDGVLYFEGEGGHHYRILRTVKNRFGPTDEIGVFEMSDKGLREVANPSELFLGERHAKSPGAAVFAGMEGTRPVLVEIQALVAPSSLGTPRRAVIGWDGARLSMILAVLEAHCGVRFGTHDVYLNVAGGYRISEPAADLAVAAALVSSLTGLALPADCVYFGEISLSGAVRPVAHAQQRLKEAEKLGFGSAVLPLGSEELAGGIGAGAFQPTELADLVARIAGSRRSRVDEED; encoded by the coding sequence ATGGCCAAATCGCGCGTTCAGTTCATCTGCCAGAGCTGCGGAACGGTGCATCAGCGCTGGGCCGGAAAATGTGACGCCTGCGGCGAATGGAATACGCTGGTCGAGGAAGGCACTTCGGGCGGCATCGGCTCGGGTCCAGCCAACACACGCAATGCCCGCAAGGGGCGCGCCGTGGTGCTGACGACGCTGTCCGGCGACATCGAGGACGCGCCGCGCATCATCTCGGGCATTGGCGAACTCGACCGCGCCACCGGTGGCGGCTTTGTGCGCGGCTCGGCACTTCTGGTCGGCGGCGATCCCGGTATCGGCAAATCGACATTGCTCACCCAGGCGGCCGCGGCGCTGGCCTCAAAAGGCCACCGCATCGTCTATGTCTCGGGCGAAGAGGCCGTTGCCCAGATCAGGCTGAGGGCTCAGCGGCTCGGCGTTGCTTCCGCACCGGTGGAACTAGCCGCCGAGACCAATGTCGAGGACATTCTCGCCACCATCGCCGACGGCAAACGGCCGGATCTGGTGATCCTGGATTCCATCCAGACGCTGTGGACCGACCTCGCTGATTCGGCACCCGGCACCGTCACCCAGGTGCGGGCCTCGGCCCAGGCGATGATCCGCTATGCGAAATCCACGGGGGCGGCGATCGTCCTGGTCGGCCATGTCACCAAGGAAGGCCAGATCGCTGGCCCGCGTGTCGTCGAGCATATGGTCGACGGCGTGCTTTATTTCGAAGGTGAAGGCGGCCACCACTACCGCATCCTGCGCACGGTGAAGAACCGCTTCGGGCCGACCGACGAGATCGGCGTCTTCGAAATGTCCGACAAGGGCCTGCGCGAGGTTGCCAACCCGTCCGAGCTTTTCCTTGGCGAACGCCATGCGAAATCGCCGGGAGCCGCCGTTTTTGCCGGCATGGAAGGGACGAGGCCGGTGCTGGTCGAGATCCAGGCGCTGGTGGCGCCCTCGTCGCTGGGCACGCCGCGCCGCGCCGTCATTGGCTGGGATGGCGCCCGGCTGTCGATGATCCTGGCCGTGCTTGAGGCGCATTGCGGCGTGCGCTTCGGCACGCATGATGTCTATCTCAACGTCGCCGGCGGCTACCGTATCTCGGAGCCCGCAGCCGATCTGGCGGTGGCGGCAGCGCTGGTTTCATCACTCACCGGTCTTGCCCTTCCCGCGGATTGCGTCTATTTCGGCGAAATCAGCCTTTCGGGCGCCGTGAGGCCGGTTGCGCATGCGCAACAGCGCCTCAAGGAAGCCGAAAAGCTGGGTTTTGGAAGCGCGGTTCTGCCCTTGGGCAGCGAGGAACTTGCCGGGGGGATAGGGGCCGGTGCTTTCCAGCCGACCGAGCTTGCCGACCTCGTGGCTCGCATAGCCGGCTCACGCCGAAGCCGTGTGGACGAGGAAGACTAG
- a CDS encoding YnfA family protein: MTYVLYSTAALAEIAGCFSVWAWWRLDKSLLWLAPGVVSLVLFAWLLALVDTNAAGRAYAAYGGIYIAASLTWLWLVEGVRPDRWDIAGAVLCIAGASLILLAPRGV, from the coding sequence ATGACCTATGTCCTCTACAGCACCGCTGCCCTGGCCGAGATCGCCGGCTGTTTTTCGGTCTGGGCGTGGTGGCGTCTGGACAAGTCGCTGCTATGGCTGGCTCCGGGCGTGGTCTCGCTCGTTCTGTTCGCCTGGCTGCTGGCTCTGGTCGACACCAATGCCGCCGGCCGCGCCTACGCCGCCTATGGCGGCATCTACATCGCCGCTTCATTGACCTGGCTGTGGCTGGTGGAGGGCGTGCGGCCCGATCGCTGGGATATTGCCGGGGCTGTACTTTGCATCGCCGGCGCTTCGCTGATCCTGCTCGCACCGCGAGGAGTATGA
- a CDS encoding cyclopropane-fatty-acyl-phospholipid synthase family protein → MNILLKRVLARLVRTGNLKVTGPKGTTTVFGDGSGELVHMHIKTRHAERAITLDPMLAVPESYMDGELDIIDGGVLGLMRIAFQNMGSGGIDATWSKAIEGLRHAFRRLQQINTASRSRRNVQRHYDLSGDLYRLFLDEDMQYSCAYFEQPDMTLEEAQAAKKRHIAAKLRLKAGQTVLDIGSGWGGLGLYLAKSFDVDVQGVTLSTEQHGVATDRAHAQGLESRVHFELKDYRELNERFDRIVSVGMFEHVGVNHFRTFFDKSATLLKPDGVMLLHTIGRSGVPWATSAFIRKYIFPGGYIPALSEVMPAIEKSGLVVTDVEILRLHYADTLKHWGERFAANRDKAKAIYDERFCRMWEFYLAASEAAFRWQDLVIFQIQIAKKNDTLPMSRDYMAKCEKALEMRDMGHRETTSVKRGPAVRPARRRKVADQE, encoded by the coding sequence ATGAATATTCTGCTCAAACGCGTTCTTGCCCGCCTGGTGCGCACCGGCAATCTCAAGGTAACCGGGCCCAAAGGCACGACAACGGTCTTCGGTGACGGCAGCGGCGAACTTGTGCACATGCACATCAAGACCAGGCATGCCGAGCGCGCCATTACCTTGGATCCGATGCTTGCCGTGCCGGAATCCTATATGGACGGCGAACTCGACATCATTGATGGCGGCGTGCTGGGCCTGATGCGCATTGCTTTCCAGAACATGGGCAGCGGCGGCATCGACGCGACCTGGTCAAAGGCAATCGAGGGCTTGCGGCACGCCTTCCGCCGCTTGCAGCAGATCAATACCGCGTCGCGCTCGCGCCGCAACGTGCAACGCCACTACGATCTGTCAGGCGACCTTTACAGGCTCTTCCTTGATGAGGACATGCAGTATTCCTGCGCCTATTTCGAGCAGCCGGACATGACGCTTGAAGAGGCGCAGGCAGCCAAGAAGCGCCACATCGCCGCCAAGCTGCGGCTAAAGGCCGGCCAGACAGTACTCGACATCGGCTCCGGCTGGGGCGGGCTTGGCCTCTATCTGGCCAAATCCTTCGATGTCGATGTGCAAGGCGTGACCTTGTCAACCGAGCAGCATGGCGTCGCCACCGACCGCGCGCATGCGCAGGGCTTGGAAAGCCGCGTCCACTTCGAGCTCAAGGACTATCGCGAGCTCAACGAACGCTTCGACCGCATTGTGTCGGTCGGCATGTTCGAACATGTAGGCGTCAATCATTTCCGCACCTTCTTCGACAAATCGGCGACACTGCTCAAGCCGGATGGCGTCATGTTGCTGCACACGATCGGCCGCTCTGGCGTGCCGTGGGCGACCAGCGCCTTCATCCGCAAATACATCTTCCCGGGCGGTTACATCCCCGCGCTTTCCGAGGTGATGCCAGCCATTGAGAAGTCAGGGCTTGTCGTCACCGATGTGGAGATCCTGCGCCTGCATTACGCCGATACGCTGAAGCATTGGGGCGAGCGCTTCGCCGCGAACCGTGACAAGGCCAAGGCGATCTATGATGAGCGTTTCTGCCGCATGTGGGAGTTTTATCTAGCTGCCTCGGAAGCTGCCTTCCGCTGGCAGGACCTGGTTATCTTCCAGATCCAGATCGCCAAGAAGAACGACACTTTGCCAATGTCGCGCGACTACATGGCCAAATGCGAAAAGGCACTGGAGATGCGCGACATGGGTCATCGCGAAACGACGTCCGTCAAAAGGGGCCCGGCTGTCAGGCCAGCCCGCCGCCGCAAGGTAGCCGATCAGGAATAG